The DNA sequence TAGTTGGCCTACCTATAGAACATGTGGGATAATGTATGTTAATTTACACTCTGTTTGCACATGCATCACTCACATGCAATTAGTACACCCTACAGTCTTGCCTCAGTGGAGCCCGTAAAAGCGACTTTGTCCACGTCCATATGAGAAGCGATGGCTGCCCCAGCAGAGGGGCCCATTCCAGGGACGATGTTCACGACACCAGGAGGGAAGCCCACCTAAAGGGTCCCCAGCACAAggacacaacaaacacagaaaagttagtgtgatgttttatttttgtttccacAAGTGCATAACACAATGTTGTTCATGTTATTCTGTTCCGTTTTTTCACTCCTGTAGATCACCTGGTAGGACAGCTGCTAATAACACCAAGATCATAGGCTCATTGGAGTGAatgtactgtcatactgataaatatgtaagttgttctggataagaTCATCTGCCAAATGtgatgaatgtaaatgtttgagttgaaaaataaaatattgcataTATGTAGAATTTAAATGCAATGCTGGTCTTTGAAGAAAGGAACTGAGGTGACAAGGGCATATGCAATTGCCTAGGTGTCAAGGTGCaaccgcacgcacgcacgcacgcacgcacacacgcacacacgcacacacgcacacacacacacacgcacacacgcacacacgcacacacgcacacacgcacacacacacacacgcacacacacacacacgcacacacacacacacgcacacacacacacacgcacacacacacacacgcacacacacacacacacacacacgcacacacacacacacgcacacacacacacacacacacacacacacgttagaaGGAACAAACCTCCTTTATCAGACTGGCCACATAGAGTGCAGTAAGAGGAGTCTGCTCTGCCACTTTCATAACGACTGTGTTTCCAGTAGCCAGGGCAGGGCCAAGCTTCCATGCTTGCATTAACAGAGGGAAGTTCCACtggtggaaagaaagaaagaacgaacgAACGAGAGAGAATGAACATTAGTGTTACACACTAGACAACACTAGCCTATTAAGAGACACCATTGTTATGTGGACAGGAGGTCTAAGGTGAAAAGGTACACAGGTCTCTCTTAAGTGATCATTTGTGCATTTCACACTGATGTGAACATGCTGATCTGGACTGCTTTTaaatggagaagagagagaagaaaaggggagGAAGGTGGCAGACTGGGTGAGGTAACATAAAAAAACCACTGCGCAAAAGTACTAACAGAGCAGAGTTGTTTTTATGTCCAATTGCAGAACAGGACATACTAAGCACTGATCACGACCTTTGATGATGAAACCTAATTGcagcaagaaaaaaagacaaattcagTCAACAAAGATCTACATCTGCCTCCTGTTCTACCCCATCATCCCACCtaccaacacccacaccacgTTCATGCAACCCCTCAGGTTTGATTGAGAAATCAGTTCCCGTCCAGTTCCCTGTGTGCCCTCATGCGTGTGCCACGTTCTGCTTCTTTTCCCTCTATAGTACTGTATGCTCCAAGCATACCTAACAATCTGTGGTATGTGGGCTTCAAGATCCTGCAAGGTCCAGCTATGTTCCTCCTAACATGAAGGAGGGACCAGAGCAGATGGAGGACATCAACATGCCCCTGCCCTCTGCACCCACGTGATGCACGATACCCACATGTATGACATTATAATGGTGCATGAGACTGATGTGTTAATACCCTTGCTGTGGGTCTCTGCCAAATCACAAGTGAACTTGTGAACTCTTAATGTCTCTCAGGTGATTTACTCCTGCCTCAAGTTCATATTAAGATACTCACTTAATATGAGCAACGTCCTGTGTATTCacaacacagtcagtgttttgtcATGTGTTTGGCAGGCATTCAACACAAGCTACTGGCTTCTCTCACTTGTCCTTTCTATGATCCAAGTGATTTTGCTTAATCCTTTTGTAAATTTCATTTTGAACTACACTATTCTTCCTCATGCCATCTCAGGGAGGTTTTGTTTTACCCATACACAAAATAACAAGACATTACATGTCATGTTTTCAAAGCAAGTCCTTCATAAAATATCCATTGGGAACATTTGTCAGCTAACTCAGAAAGGACTGGTAGTCTATATGTGTAGCCTACAATGTCCCAACTacttgtgttttcatgtttattaaaGTAACAGACTCATATTGCCCAGTGTATGTTTATAATACCCCCTCCAATACACCTGCACATTAATAACACAAACTTGATGCTAAATTTATATACTCTGGCTAGCCCTACTTTACATAACCAGGCTTTTTCCAACACAGAGTCCTGAATTAAACCCTGCACTCATTCCCCTGATTCCACCCTACCCTGGTCTTTTTGGTTTCCCTTATCTTcaaactctcactctcactcattgCCTTCTCCACCAGCTTCCTTTTCAGAacaacatgcaaacacaaccaATACTCAGCAGTATTACAATAAGAACAGTGCAAAGATATTACTCTTTAGAATCTCTCTATGAGAAAATACAGGTAAACCTTGTCCACAGAGGTTTACTATATACATGCTACATGCTTTAGTTCATGTAATACTGACCACCAAAATAAGTCTTTAGAAAGTTTAATATTCAAgctacattaacattaatataaaaCCTTCACCTGTTTGACTATATAAGTGATGAGAGACGAGAGAAAAATGACACTGACATATACAGCCTGATCCCCAGGCACATACTCACAGGAATAATCTGGCCACACACTCCAATGGGCTCATGTCGGGTGTAGCAGAAGTAATCTCCATCAATGGGAATGGTCTTGCCCTCCCATTTGTCCGCCCAACCAGCATAGTACCTGCATacccacacccaaccacacacagcatTCAGGTGAAGTCTATGCATGTGCCCAAAACATATTCAGGCtagaaaaaaccccacaaacaaaTAGCAAAAAAATATACCAACTTTACTCCAGAACGTTCTGGATGTATTATATACTAATAACCACTCCAGAATGttccacataaaaaaaaaaaaaaagacatagtcaggcacacaaatgcatgaaaagcTGCTTCTGTACACTTGctaataaatgaataagacTCAGCTGACTTTAGACTTGTGTATATAGGCTTTTATAATAAAACAGTCCTCTGTGTGCTACAATGTGAATGAACTAAATATGTAATTTTGCTGTGAATGAACAAGCCCAGTGAATGTGTAACAAGCGTCAACTGCTGCACTTTCTTTTGTAGAGGtgaattaaatgtgtgtgtgtgtgtgtgtgtgtgtgtgtgtgtgtgtgtgtgtgagagccctAAGATCACTTTGCATGAGCAACATGCTCAGGGGTAATATAAAGGTGTGATCACCACAGATCACAGAACCATATTCCGCTTCCAAAACCACTAAACCATTCAGCAACTACCCATTGACACAAAGGCTAGCTGGAAGCAATGGGTAAATACAAAAAGACTGAAACAATAGTATGCATgctagaataaaaaaaaaaaaattaagcataaTTTCTAATGTTAAATATCACAAACTGACGCGATTGTTGAGACTTTTCACATTAAGACACTACAAAACAAGTGCCACTTACAGACCAAGTCTGAGACTAAACTTGTTCTAAATTACAATAACAATTGTTCCCCTATTACCTCCCCCTTCCCACAAAATTATAGGGGGGCCAATTTATGCAATGGCTGGAAACAACTAGGGCCCTCTGGTACTTAAGTGTTACAGCTAACCAAGACAGACACCTCCAGCTTGTCATGCCACTTAAATACTGTATTTATGACTGCTATTGAGTTCAAACTAAACAGGACTCACCTCAAGCACTTTAACACCATGGGCACATCCACAGTGTAAGCCACAGCATATGGCTTTCCGTTGTCTAGAGTCTCTAGTGCCTAGAATACAAATAGCTTAATAAAACTACAATAAAACCCTAATAAGCTTCATTAGACTGTAAAGAAGGTGTGGAATAATTTGCTGACTTTAGCAGTGTTTAGAAAAAACTGCTCCTTACCCACAAATACAACACATATCTGATCTTAATGTATGCAATTCTAAAACAAGCACCTTAATCtagatattttcaaaaatatgaaCCACACCACATAAGAAGCAAATCAAAAGATCACATTTGAAAGTGTgcctaaatataaaatacaaaaaatatgattttgtaGAATCATTTGATGATAACAATTGTACCTCTCAAGTTAATCAATATCCAGTTCCAGGGACAGTGTCAAAAGTACATGAAATCTACTGTTTTTTTCATGAAGTGTCTAGTGGTCACTGTATACATGAAGCAGAGCACTGTATTTATAGCTCTCCCAAGAGATACTGTTACATAACGCAGAAGGCAGTTACTGTGGTAATCTGACTCTTTTGCAATATCCTGCTGCTTTTCAGTATTTTGTAAAGACACACTCCCCCCAAATACAGAAGCTTCTTCACACTgaacaaatattaattttgatTAGCATGAAGTTTACGATTACTGGACAATTAAAACACTTTCTCAgaagtgtgcacacacccagaccTTAAACTGACTGGGCCCATGTGCAATGAATGAACCCAAGGGCAaaatttcaatttcaaaattCAATGCATTAGAGAGATACCAGTATGGCAGCATGCTTTCTCTTTGGTCTTTAACAAATTTAACATAGCTGTGACACAGACATGAGCAAAACAAGAAAATCCAGGCCAGCTCCCATAGTCCACTTGCCCACTACATGAACTTTTAACTACACATCAAAGTGCCTCTTTTACAACCCAGCTATGACAGAGTGCTTGATGTTCTGCCTGTCATCCGTTCCTAGAATTAACCAACATGTGAATCAGCCAACTAATCCTGAAGGTAAAACAATTTTACCCAACCTGAACCTGTAAATAAGCTTTCATTtgcaattcattaaaaaaagtatttgaacAATATTTTATCTGCACGACATAGATCTGATCCAGCTGCCACTCACAGCGAGATAGGCAGCATCTCTCTCAATGCAGTCAGCCAAACGGTGCAGGAGCATTCCACGATCTGATGCGTCCATGCGTCGCCATGGCGAGCCCAGCCGGAAGGCACCCTTGGCAGCCTTCACTGCTTTATCCACATCTGCCTGAAACATAGAAACGACCATCATGACATCTATACTTTTTACTATTGAATTCACAATAGGGCATAATATAGGACTATTGGAGGTCTGTACAGTTAATGTATTCTACAATGCCTTAATCATTACGTCATTAGGTGTACTAAAGTCGAAACATTAAATCTCTACATTAACAATGCTTTAGTGAGGTGGTAGAAGTAGAATACTCTCTTACTGGCAGttgcaaacacacatccaaaGTAGCACAgcacaatatattgtttgtcaGTTGTTATTGCAATATGGCCATTGAAATACCGATATGGTATAAAAAGCGGAATATGAAAATTAAGTCTAAGGAATCTTCTCGTTTTTAATTGTCTGCTGATTACTCTGATCAATCTCAGAAGTTTCAGATGAGTATTCTGTGGGTATTTTTTGAATCCCATCATGTTCACACGCTCCAAGAAATGCAAGCAACtttggtcaaaataatgcaGAACAAAGTGTATTCAGGAAATCCTCACTATCGTTCTTTAAATATACTGCAAAACATATTGTAATATGTAGGAATATAATCACAATACGCCATTTCGTCCGAAACGTTCAGTCTTACCGCACACCCTTACCTTATCCCCCTCTGCAACCTGGCAGATGACTTCCCCTGTGGCTGGATTGATGGTAGGGAAAGTTTTCTTGTTCACTGCATCATGCCACTCATTGTTGATAAACAGCTGGATTCAGCAAATAACAACGTTATCTTTGGCGGTATAACTTAAAAGTAAAAACTGTGAACTGACGCATGCAATTTGTTAAGTTACAGCAACTATCTTGCTAACCTACTGGCTTAGTATTTTCGAATAACTCGAAGTTAGTTACACACGGCGAGAGGATTTTGAAATGCAGTGATGATTTAGTGTACTACTGCGAGAATATTTCGTAGCCAGAGCCATTCCTGAGCAAATAAGACTGATCTTGCCAAGCTGATAACGACAAAAAACATCCGAACAACACACGATTTGGTACTCTATCTACCTTGTTGTAGTGAATATCGGGTTGAGTGTTTGGTGCAGGAATCGCTGCAGCGGAATACGTGCATGCAGAAATCCGTGAAACCGGCCGTAAAGTTCTGGAAATCCCGGTGCGTAGCATGGTGGCCCTACACGAATGCCTCGAGTCAACCGCACAAAAATAGACGTTGGCGCGTGAACAGGATCCTGTTTATTATAGCACCACCCCATAGAATGGCGGAATGCGACTTCAGTAGCTACACTGCGCATGTGCGTCAATAGCTAAGGAGCCCCTGTAAGGCGAGGGTGTCCAAGTCTGGTCATGGCACACCTGCTGTAAGGACTGATGTCTGTCTTGCTGTTACATTATGAAAATAGAACTAATGCAGAAATCTACTGAGGTAACGCTAATTGTGCAAATACAGTCTTAAAGTAGTGCCTAGGTAGTCACATCTAATAACTGTATATTACTGATAACTCTTTTAGTCCATGAGTCTTTAATCTGAAATATTCTATATCACTCTTACCCTATTAAGCAACCCCAGTGTAAGTGGTTTAAGTAAGCAGATACAAAAATTAGGATAGTAAATAAAGTTCTTACTGTTACCTTACCTTCAACTTTTATTCATGAAAATTGTAATCTGATATGGCCTGGTCAGACCATATTATACAGTTCACAgtccattcatttaaaatgacagaacCTAAGATATAAAGGCAACAATGAGAAAAATCAGAAGATTAACGCATTGTGTTATATTCTGTGTGAACATTCAAAATTAATCCAGCATGtcctaaataaaaatgttatacaattttaattttacaagtCTCATCATTTGTTATACAACAGGGACTGGGATAGATGGAACAGTGGTGTAAATATATCCACAAATTAGAACAGTTAAAGTAGAAACAATCAAAATTGTACTTAAGttagagaaaaaacaaaaaaaacaaaaacaaaaaaaccacaaaacttTCTGAATTTAAAGGTACCCAAAGCACATTTTCTAATAttaatgtgcatgtttgtgttatttaaaaaaaacaactatataCTTAACACTGCAGTTCATCATGTACTGGTTCAAATCTCTCACCATCAACATTCAGAGCACAGACAGTAGTTAGACACTTAGCTACTTTTATGTTAGCAATTAGCAAACCTCACCAATTAGCCAATGAACAAACCACAGCTCATGCTGAAGGACATCAGTTACATTTTCTTAAGCAAAAGGCTGAAAAAGAATACACTGTATTGTGTAagaatcactttttttttacaaacttaAGAACACGGAGAATATGCATTTCCAGAGGtaaaagtaagtaaataatTGTGAGAATTATATGAGCACTGgatgaaactgttctttacacACATTCTGAGGCATTTCTATTGACTCTGATGAACACAGTGGTGTTCATGAGAAATCAGACCATTCCAACAGGCCTCCATCCAATTCTTAATTAGACAGGCAATGAAAGATTACTGTAAAAAGTCAAATAGGCTTAAATAGGGGTGGAATAAAAGTAGGCCCAAATAGAGTTCAAATACTTAAAAACTGTActgatgtaaatgtatttgatttacTTGTACTGCACTGCAGCGACTGAACTTCAGACTATCAAACAAAACCTATTCAAATCAAACAAGAGCATGCACGTAGGCCCAGTATTGCTGGTTAGATAACACGGCAGTTCAGGGGTTTAGttatgtgtgcacacaggtgctggacaaaaaaaaaaaaaaaaaaaaaaaagacttccaTCATTTTTTCTGGCATTTAAAGCGACACTGCCTTTTATTAAGTCTAAATTATTAATATCATATTTAGATTACACAGAGTAAACACTACCCTGGCAAATTATTGGAGCACATGCAGTCTTGTGCAAACATGcttttattacaaaatgttgCATTTTGCATGCCCACATTTGACCTGAGTAACTACACTAATGCACTGTAGAAGGCTCTTTACCATCAAGCACTCCTTTAACGCAATGAAGGGTTCACCCAGTAGACACATGCCCCAATTCTACACTCTTTCCATAGCTGGAGAATCACCTGCCATTGTCGATTTCTTAAAACATTGCAATAATGACTATGGAATGATGAAGTGGCACAGCAGTGCCATAAACAGCACCTGGTATTAGCCTGGTACTTTCAGGCGTATTCTGCTGTCCTAACGTAAATACTCCCCCTCAGCCTCGCTGCTCCTTCTTAAAAGGGACATATCTGGCTTATCGCCTGGGATTTTACTGGTGGTTATCCATCATGGACAAAGTACACAAGTCCTGTACTTAACAGAATATCATCTATTTACATTTTACCTGAGTTAAGTACAAAGGCACTTgtgttgaaatgtacttatgCTTCAATGCCTTCAGCATATCTTGAAGCCAAAAGGTTCTGCAGGGCCTGAGTGACAAGTTAGCCAATTAAAAAGCGAGTTGGGCTTAACTGCTTTGcttctgtttaaaatgcatcAAATACAGCATCATTAGTTGTAGAGATATCCTAATATTTGTGTTAGGATAGTGTAATTGATTCTTATTCtcagaaaaaaactattttttttcacaatttcaTTGTTGCCTTATTATTAACACTGACAatacaaacaaccaaaaaaaaaatctaacatttTCAAGTTTACTAACTCTTGACTCTGGCATCCAGTCCCATGTCTGTGAATTGGAGATAGCCAATATGAACCAGACTCCTTCCTTCAGCTTTACAACAAATCAAATGGCAAGGATATGAAAAGACTAATTTCAATCTTTTCACAGAAGTTACACACCTGGAGCCAGTGTATATGCTGATTGGATAACTTGTTCTTGGTGTTTGAAATACCAGTTTTATCTGTCAGTAAAAATATACACACTTGGTtctttgaaatgaaacctaatCTTTCTCTACCACTGAACAAGCACCTCTAGTGCGTGGATAAAGCAACATCAAAGtctgaaatgacaaatattacTGATCCAGCTGCATGCAGTTCTATCACTGAGTTGAGCATACTAGATCAGTTTCCTGGTCACCTACTGTAGTGCACAGCAAGACACAGACAAAAGCCCACTGTCTAACAGAATTGCCTGGGCTGATGTGAGAAGGTGCTGCCCATTGTCCTTCTGCTCAAAGCCCTGCAGCTCTGGGCATGGCATTGAAGATACGGAAGCCCTCTTTAGTGGCAAAGTGCCATGCCAGTTCTGCCATGGCCTCCATTTGACACGTGCTGCCAGCCCCTTGAACAAAATACATTTGAGATAATAGccataaatattacaattatttaaattaaaaaacattttatttaaaaagtggcggtaaaaaaaaaaaaagaaaagaaaaaaaagacctgcACAcatactaaaaaacaaaacagtacaaGCCATCAAGACTGTAGAATCCATGTTAACTGCAGTATTAATTGTGATAGGAGCTCAAATGTGGACTGTCCAGGAGTTGCTATGGACCAAATTGAAGAAGGAAGTATAGACTGAGTTGTTATCTGATTATACGTTACCGTTGAGAGAGTTTGCATGATTACTCTGTAAGATGACAGCCTGTCGGAAGAAGGAGAAGGACATGTAGAACTGCCAGTTTGGGATGCTCTCCAGCCCCATTGTCCTGCTGTACAGCTCAAACATTTCCTCAGCACTGGGAACGCCGTTCAGAGCAAGCTCGTTCCCtattaaagcataaaaacacTCTCACCCCTTGAGCAATAAGAATTTCTAAAGGCTACTATGGTATTTCTCCAGTTTAGATTGGAACTGCTAAATGAGCAAGCCAGTTCTCCTTAGCATTAAAGTAAAGTATTACTTAATGTTGAAAAGACCCTTATCCTAttatttaagacatttaaatgttgaaaagtttgttttttctgactctggctgtctgtggtgtggtaCCCACTGAAACAGTTATTTGTTTATGGCCAGTCAATTTTACACTGTAATAAAGAATTCTCACACAACCTCTGACTTAATGGTTGATTATGTAGTGCAACTGGGCTTAGTTTGACTGGTCTTTCTCTTACCTGGTTGGCTAGCAGGGTTACAAGTCTCATAGAGGGACATACAAGAGCAAGCCAGATCTACAATAGGGTCTCCTACAGTGGAGAGGCCCCAGCCCAACACTGCCCTCACAACCGACTTCTCCGAATCAAACAGCAGGTTGTCCAACCTGTAAGTGAAATGCAGTTGAACCGCAAA is a window from the Electrophorus electricus isolate fEleEle1 chromosome 9, fEleEle1.pri, whole genome shotgun sequence genome containing:
- the LOC113589456 gene encoding aldehyde dehydrogenase, mitochondrial, with translation MLRTGISRTLRPVSRISACTYSAAAIPAPNTQPDIHYNKLFINNEWHDAVNKKTFPTINPATGEVICQVAEGDKADVDKAVKAAKGAFRLGSPWRRMDASDRGMLLHRLADCIERDAAYLAALETLDNGKPYAVAYTVDVPMVLKCLRYYAGWADKWEGKTIPIDGDYFCYTRHEPIGVCGQIIPWNFPLLMQAWKLGPALATGNTVVMKVAEQTPLTALYVASLIKEVGFPPGVVNIVPGMGPSAGAAIASHMDVDKVAFTGSTEVGQLIQQTSGASNLKKVTLELGGKSPNIILSDANMDEAVDQANMAIFFNQGQCCCAGSRTYVQESIYNEFVERSVERAKKRVVGDPFNLKTEHGPQVDDEQYQKILSYINSGKHEGAKLLCGGSAAADRGYFIQPTIFGDVQDNMKIAREEIFGPVMQILKFKSVEEVIERANDTKYGLAAAVFTTDINKAQYISNSLRAGTVWINCYNVFGVQAPFGGYKASGTGRELGEYGLENYTEVKTVTIKIPQKNS